The following coding sequences are from one Macaca nemestrina isolate mMacNem1 chromosome 1, mMacNem.hap1, whole genome shotgun sequence window:
- the CZIB gene encoding CXXC motif containing zinc binding protein isoform X2 encodes MGKIALQLKATLENITNLRPVGEDFRWYLKDSVALKGGRGSASMVQKCKLCARENSIEILSSTIKPYNAEDNENFKTIVEFECRGLEPVDFQPQAGFAAEGVESGTVFSDIDLQEKDWTDYDEKAQESVGIYEVTHQFVKC; translated from the exons ATGGGG AAAATCGCGCTGCAACTCAAAGCCACGCTGGAGAACATCACCAACCTCCGGCCCGTGGGCGAGGACTTCCGGTGGTACCTGAAG GACAGTGTGGCACTGAAGGGGGGCCGTGGCAGTGCTTCCATGGTCCAGAAGTGCAAGCTGTGTGCAAGAGAAAATTCCATCG aGATATTAAGCAGCACCATCAAGCCTTACAAT GCTGAAGACAATGAGAACTTCAAGACAATAGTGGAGTTTGAGTGCAGGGGCCTTGAACCAGTTGATTTCCAGCCCcag GCTGGGTTTGCTGCTGAAGGTGTGGAGTCAGGGACAGTCTTCAGTGACATTGATTTACAGGAGAAG GACTGGACTGACTATGATGAAAAGGCCCAGGAGTCTGTGGGAATCTACGAGGTCACCCACCAGTTTGTGAAGTGCTGA
- the LOC105495080 gene encoding carnitine O-palmitoyltransferase 2, mitochondrial: MVPRLLLRAWPRGPAVGPGAPSRPLSAGSGPGQYLQRSIVPTMHYQDSLPRLPIPKLEDTIRRYLSAQKPLLDDGQFRKTEQFCKNFENGIGKELHEQLVAQDKQNKHTSYISGPWFDMYLSARDSVVLNFNPFMAFNPDPKSEYNDQLTRATNMTVSAIRFLKTLRDGLLEPEVFHLNPAKSDTDTFKRLIRFVPSFLSWYGAYLVNAYPLDMSQYFRLFNSTRLPKPSRDELFTDDKARHLLVLRKGNFYIFDVLDQDGNIVSPSEIQAHLKYILSDSSPAPEFPLAYLTSENRDIWAELRQKLMSSGNEESLRKVDSAVFCLCLDDFPIKDLVHLSHNMLHGDGTNRWFDKSFNLIIAKDGSAAVHFEHSWGDGVAVLRFFNEVFKDSTQIPAITPQSQPATADSTVTVQKLNFKLTDALKTGITAAKEKFDATMKTLTIDCLQFQRGGKEFLKKQKLSPDAVAQLAFQMAFLRQYGQTVATYESCSTAAFKHGRTETIRPASIYTKRCSEAFVREPSRHSAGELQQMMAECSKYHGQLTKEAAMGQGFDRHLFALRHLAAAKGIILPELYLDPAYGQINHNVLSTSTLSSPAVNLGGFAPVVSDGFGVGYAVHGNWIGCNVSSYPGRNAREFLQCVEKALEDMFDALEGKSIKS; this comes from the exons ATGGTGCCCCGCCTGCTGCTGCGTGCCTGGCCCCGGGGCCCTGCGGTTGGTCCGGGAGCCCCCAGTCGGCCCCTCAGCGCCGGCTCCGGGCCCGGCCAGTACCTGCAGCGCAGCATCGTGCCCACCATGCACTACCAGGACAGCCTGCCCAG GCTGCCTATTCCCAAACTTGAAGACACCATTAGGAGATACCTCAGTGCACAGAAGCCTCTCTTGGATGATGGCCAGTTCAG GAAAACAGAACAATTTTGCAAGAATTTTGAAAATGGGATTGGAAAAGAACTGCATGAGCAGCTGGTTGCTCAGGACAAACAGAATAAACATACAAGCTACATTTCGG gaccCTGGTTTGATATGTACCTATCTGCTCGAGACTCCGTTGTTCTGAACTTTAATCCATTTATGGCTTTCAATCCTGACCCAAAATCTGAGTATAACGACCAGCTCACCCGGGCAACCAACATGACTGTTTCTGCCATCCGGTTTCTGAAGACACTCCGGGATGGCCTTCTGGAGCCAGAAGTGTTCCATTTGAACCCTGCAAAAAGTGACACTGACACCTTCAAGAGACTCATACGCTTTGTGCCTTCCTTTCTGTCCTGGTATGGGGCCTACCTAGTCAATGCATATCCCCTGGATATGTCCCAGTATTTTCGGCTTTTCAACTCAACTCGTTTACCCAAACCCAGTCGGGATGAACTCTTCACTGATGACAAGGCCAGACACCTCCTGGTCCTAAGGAAAGgaaatttttatatctttgatGTCCTGGATCAAGATGGGAACATTGTGAGCCCCTCAGAAATCCAGGCGCATCTGAAGTACATTCTCTCAGACAGCAGCCCCGCCCCCGAGTTTCCTCTGGCATACCTGACCAGTGAGAACCGAGACATCtgggcagagctcaggcagaAGCTGATGAGTAGTGGCAATGAGGAGAGCCTGAGGAAAGTGGACTCGGCTGTGTTCTGCCTCTGCCTAGATGACTTCCCCATTAAGGACCTTGTCCACTTGTCCCACAACATGCTGCATGGGGATGGCACAAACCGCTGGTTTGATAAATCCTTTAACCTCATTATCGCCAAGGATGGCTCTGCTGCCGTCCACTTTGAGCACTCTTGGGGTGATGGTGTGGCAGTGCTCAGATTTTTTAATGAAGTATTTAAAGACAGCACTCAGATCCCTGCCATCACTCCACAGAGCCAGCCAGCCACTGCTGACTCTACTGTCACTGTGCAGAAACTCAACTTCAAGCTGACTGATGCCTTAAAGACTGGCATCACGGCTGCTAAGGAGAAGTTTGATGCCACCATGAAAACCCTCACTATCGACTGCCTCCAGTTTCAGAGGGGAGGCAAAGAATTCCTGAAGAAGCAGAAGCTGAGTCCTGATGCAGTTGCCCAGTTGGCCTTCCAGATGGCCTTCCTGCGGCAGTACGGGCAGACAGTGGCCACCTATGAGTCCTGTAGCACTGCCGCATTCAAGCACGGCCGCACTGAGACCATCCGTCCGGCCTCCATCTATACAAAAAGGTGCTCTGAGGCCTTTGTCAGGGAGCCCTCCAGGCACAGTGCTGGCGAGCTTCAACAGATGATGGCTGAATGTTCCAAGTACCATGGCCAGCTGACCAAAGAAGCAGCAATGG GTCAGGGCTTTGACCGACATTTGTTTGCTCTGCGGCACCTGGCAGCAGCCAAAGGGATCATCTTGCCTGAGCTCTACCTGGACCCTGCATACGGGCAGATAAACCACAATGTCCTGTCCACGAGCACGCTGAGCAGCCCAGCAGTGAACCTTGGGGGCTTTGCCCCTGTGGTCTCTGATGGCTTTGGTGTTGGATATGCTGTTCATGGCAACTGGATAGGCTGCAATGTCTCTTCCTACCCAGGCCGCAATGCCCGGGAGTTTCTCCAATGTGTGGAGAAGGCCTTAGAAGACATGTTCGATGCCTTAGAAGGCAAATCCATCAAAAGTTAA
- the CZIB gene encoding CXXC motif containing zinc binding protein isoform X1 codes for MGKIALQLKATLENITNLRPVGEDFRWYLKMKCGNCGEISDKWQYIRLMDSVALKGGRGSASMVQKCKLCARENSIEILSSTIKPYNAEDNENFKTIVEFECRGLEPVDFQPQAGFAAEGVESGTVFSDIDLQEKDWTDYDEKAQESVGIYEVTHQFVKC; via the exons ATGGGG AAAATCGCGCTGCAACTCAAAGCCACGCTGGAGAACATCACCAACCTCCGGCCCGTGGGCGAGGACTTCCGGTGGTACCTGAAG ATGAAATGTGGCAACTGTGGTGAGATTTCGGACAAGTGGCAGTACATCCGGCTGATG GACAGTGTGGCACTGAAGGGGGGCCGTGGCAGTGCTTCCATGGTCCAGAAGTGCAAGCTGTGTGCAAGAGAAAATTCCATCG aGATATTAAGCAGCACCATCAAGCCTTACAAT GCTGAAGACAATGAGAACTTCAAGACAATAGTGGAGTTTGAGTGCAGGGGCCTTGAACCAGTTGATTTCCAGCCCcag GCTGGGTTTGCTGCTGAAGGTGTGGAGTCAGGGACAGTCTTCAGTGACATTGATTTACAGGAGAAG GACTGGACTGACTATGATGAAAAGGCCCAGGAGTCTGTGGGAATCTACGAGGTCACCCACCAGTTTGTGAAGTGCTGA